One part of the Eucalyptus grandis isolate ANBG69807.140 chromosome 10, ASM1654582v1, whole genome shotgun sequence genome encodes these proteins:
- the LOC104422202 gene encoding LOW QUALITY PROTEIN: sucrose synthase 5 (The sequence of the model RefSeq protein was modified relative to this genomic sequence to represent the inferred CDS: inserted 3 bases in 3 codons) gives MDSSPALKTTEPVPDSMPEAPSQSRYHMKRCFAKYMEKGRRIMKLHHLMDELESAIDAKTERERILGSDLGYILCYTQEALVVPPHMAFAVRRSPGNWEYVKVSSDSLSVEGMSAADYLKFKEMIYDEEWAKDENALEVDFGALDFSVPHLTLYSSIGNGVDFISKYLSSKLSGTPDSAQPLVDFLASINYQGENLMINETLDTAPKLQMALIVAEASLASVPKDTPFQDFEMRFKEWGLEKGWGDTAEKVKDTMRWLSEVLQAPDPTNMEKFFSRLPMIFNVVIFSPHGYFGQSDVLGLPDTGGQVVYILDQVRALEEELLLRIKEQGINAKPQILVVTRLIPDARGTKCNQELEPIIGTKHSNILRVPFRTEKGVLRQWVSRFDIYPYLERFTQEATIKILDQLEGKPDLIIGNYSDGNLVASLMASKLGTTQGTIAHAXEKTKYEHSDVKWKELDPKYHFSCQFIADTIAMNATDFIITSTFQEIAGSDHRPGQYESHAAFTLPGLCRVVSGINVFDPKFNIAAPGADQSVYFPYSEKQKRLTQLNRAIEELLYSRVDNDEHIGYLADKKKPIIFSMARLDTVXNITGLVEWYGKNARLRSLVNLVIVGGFFDSSKSKDREEMAEIKKMHDLIAKYKLKDQIRWIAAQTDRYRNGELYRWIADTRGAFVQPALYEAFGLTVIEAMNCGLPTIATNQGGPAEIIVDGVSGFHIDPNHGEESSNKIADFFEKCKVDNEYWNKISAGGLKRINECYTWKIYANKMLNMGCIYXLWRQLNKEQKQAKQRYIQMFYSLQLRNSMKTVPIKTDEPEQAAPKPPPKVQPTMSTRRTQSRIHK, from the exons ATGGATTCAAGCCCTGCCTTGAAGACGACGGAGCCGGTCCCTGACAGCATGCCCGAGGCGCCCAGCCAGAGCCGGTACCACATGAAGAGGTGCTTCGCCAAGTACATGGAAAAGGGGAGGAGGATAATGAAACTCCACCACTTAATGGATGAATTGGAAAGCGCCATAGACGCCAAGACGGAGAGGGAGCGCATCCTGGGCAGCGATCTCGGGTACATCCTATGTTACACTCAG GAAGCCCTTGTCGTCCCTCCACACATGGCTTTCGCCGTGAGACGGAGTCCTGGAAACTGGGAATATGTCAAAGTCAGTTCTGACTCTCTGTCCGTGGAAGGCATGAGTGCCGCTGATTACTTGAAGTTCAAGGAAATGATATACGATGAAGAATG GGCAAAAGATGAGAATGCCCTGGAAGTGGACTTCGGAGCTCTTGACTTTTCCGTTCCGCACCTGACCTTATATTCATCTATTGGGAACGGAGTCGATTTCATCTCAAAGTACCTCTCCTCAAAGCTGAGCGGAACACCGGACAGCGCACAACCCCTTGTGGATTTCCTAGCATCCATCAATTATCAAGGAGAA AATCTCATGATAAATGAAACACTTGACACTGCACCCAAGCTTCAGATGGCCCTGATTGTAGCTGAAGCATCCCTTGCATCAGTCCCAAAAGACACCCCATTCCAAGACTTTGAGATGAG GTTCAAGGAGTGGGGCCTCGAGAAAGGATGGGGCGATACTGCAGAGAAAGTCAAGGACACGATGAGATGGCTCTCGGAAGTGCTACAAGCGCCAGATCCAACGAACATGGAGAAGTTCTTTAGTAGGCTTCCAATGATATTCAATGTTGTGATATTTTCCCCCCATGGTTATTTTGGCCAGTCAGATGTGCTCGGCTTGCCAGATACCGGTGGACAG GTGGTTTATATTTTAGATCAAGTGAGGGCCCTGGAAGAGGAGTTGCTCCTCAGGATTAAGGAACAGGGGATTAATGCAAAGCCACAGATACTCGTG GTCACACGACTTATCCCCGATGCTCGTGGAACAAAATGCAACCAGGAGTTGGAACCGATCATTGGGACAAAGCATTCCAACATTCTTAGGGTTCCATTTAGGACCGAGAAGGGGGTGCTTCGACAGTGGGTTTCTCGTTTTGACATATATCCATACCTTGAGAGATTTACCCAG GAAGCAACCATTAAGATACTGGATCAATTGGAAGGAAAACCGGATCTCATAATTGGAAACTACAGTGATGGGAATTTAGTAGCGTCACTTATGGCTAGTAAACTCGGGACAACTCAG GGAACAATTGCGCATG CTGAGAAGACTAAGTACGAACATTCCGATGTCAAGTGGAAGGAGCTAGACCCAAAGTATCACTTCTCGTGCCAATTCATTGCTGACACAATAGCGATGAACGCAACAGATTTCATCATAACAAGTACATTCCAGGAGATCGCTGGAAG CGACCATAGACCTGGGCAATATGAGAGTCACGCAGCATTCACACTCCCAGGGCTCTGCAGAGTTGTTTCAGGCATCAATGTTTTCGATCCTAAATTCAATATTGCTGCACCCGGTGCTGATCAATCTGTTTATTTCCCTTACTCGGAGAAACAGAAACGACTCACACAATTAAATCGTGCAATCGAGGAGCTACTGTACAGCCGTGTGGACAATGATGAGCACAT TGGTTATCTCGCAGACAAGAAGAAACCCATCATCTTCTCTATGGCAAGACTTGACACAG AAAACATTACCGGTTTAGTAGAGTGGTATGGGAAGAATGCAAGGCTCAGGAGTTTGGTTAACTTAGTCATTGTTGGGGGCTTCTTTGATTCTTCCAAGTCCAAAGATAGAGAAGAAATGgctgaaataaaaaagatgcatgatttgatagCGAAGTACAAACTCAAGGATCAGATCCGATGGATAGCTGCGCAGACTGATCGGTACCGAAATGGAGAACTCTACCGATGGATCGCAGATACAAGGGGAGCTTTTGTGCAGCCTGCTCTCTATGAAGCATTCGGCCTGACCGTAATTGAGGCAATGAACTGTGGGTTGCCCACAATTGCCACTAATCAAGGCGGCCCGGCTGAGATCATTGTTGATGGAGTGTCTGGATTCCACATTGACCCCAATCATGGGGAAGAGTCCAGCAACAAAATTGCTGATTTCTTTGAGAAGTGTAAGGTGGACAACGAGTATTGGAACAAGATATCTGCAGGGGGCTTGAAACGCATTAATGAGTG CTACACCTGGAAAATCTATGCAAACAAGATGTTGAACATGGGATGCATCT ACCTTTGGAGGCAACTGAACAAAGAACAGAAGCAAGCAAAGCAGAGATATATCCAGATGTTCTATAGCCTTCAACTCAGGAACTCG ATGAAGACTGTTCCCATCAAAACTGATGAACCTGAACAAGCAGCACCAAAGCCGCCACCAAAAGTACAGCCCACGATGAG CACAAGGAGGACGCAGTCACGGATACATAAATAA